One Anaerohalosphaeraceae bacterium DNA window includes the following coding sequences:
- a CDS encoding 8-amino-7-oxononanoate synthase: MHGFEDFEQELSALEAAKLRRRLRTIAEIHGTTVRTADQPQQKVLFCSNNYLNLAEDERIRKAAIEAIQEYGWGAGASRLICGTLRPHTELEEAFADWVGKERALFFPSGWSANQTILTALPARGDLVLMDHRCHASIVDAVRTSGADFRTYRDESDSRLKRFLADAKYRRKYIVTESVFSMDGDLARLDVLAELKEQFGAVLIVDEAHGLGCFGPSGAGLAEEMGILEKVDILIAPLGKAAGCAGALAAGPAAVIDLLINRGRPLIYTTAAPAACAAASLTAIRIIQNEPHRRQRLAENAAYLRTQLTQMGLNIGKTASQIIPVILGESEKALTWASRLENAGYFVIAIRPPTVPKGTARLRLSIQYAHTQEQMDGLCRILKGPAE; the protein is encoded by the coding sequence GATTTGAAGATTTTGAACAGGAATTGTCAGCTCTGGAGGCGGCCAAATTGCGGCGCCGGCTGCGGACAATTGCCGAGATTCACGGAACGACGGTCCGCACAGCCGACCAGCCGCAGCAGAAAGTGTTGTTTTGCAGCAACAATTACCTAAATCTGGCCGAGGACGAACGCATCCGCAAGGCCGCTATCGAGGCGATTCAAGAATACGGCTGGGGGGCAGGAGCATCCCGGCTGATTTGCGGAACCCTCCGTCCACACACGGAGCTGGAGGAGGCATTCGCTGACTGGGTGGGCAAGGAGCGGGCCCTGTTTTTCCCCTCCGGCTGGTCAGCCAACCAGACCATCCTGACAGCCCTGCCGGCCAGGGGGGATTTGGTGCTGATGGACCACCGCTGCCATGCATCGATTGTGGATGCCGTGCGGACAAGCGGAGCTGATTTTCGGACATACCGGGATGAAAGCGACAGCCGGCTGAAACGGTTTTTGGCGGATGCAAAATACCGCCGCAAGTATATTGTGACCGAAAGCGTCTTTTCGATGGACGGAGATTTGGCTCGGCTGGATGTGCTGGCGGAACTGAAGGAACAGTTCGGAGCGGTGCTGATTGTGGATGAGGCACACGGATTGGGCTGTTTCGGCCCGAGCGGTGCCGGACTGGCCGAAGAGATGGGGATTTTGGAGAAAGTCGATATCCTGATTGCCCCGCTGGGCAAGGCGGCCGGATGTGCAGGAGCTCTGGCGGCGGGGCCGGCGGCGGTCATCGACCTGCTGATTAATCGAGGACGGCCCTTGATTTACACCACCGCTGCTCCGGCGGCCTGTGCAGCAGCCAGCCTGACAGCCATTCGAATTATTCAAAACGAGCCCCATCGCCGTCAACGTCTGGCGGAAAACGCCGCCTATCTGCGGACTCAGCTGACGCAAATGGGACTGAACATCGGAAAAACGGCTTCCCAGATTATCCCGGTAATATTAGGCGAAAGTGAAAAAGCGCTCACCTGGGCGAGCCGACTGGAAAATGCAGGGTATTTCGTAATCGCCATCCGCCCGCCTACTGTACCGAAAGGCACGGCCCGCCTTCGACTGAGCATACAATACGCTCACACACAAGAGCAGATGGACGGCCTCTGCCGCATCCTCAAAGGGCCGGCTGAATAA
- a CDS encoding prolipoprotein diacylglyceryl transferase, with protein MHPELFEIPFLHQTVKSWGVMVVLGFLAAMWLMRRLIRPLGEDPDILGNAAVYALIAGVIGARVFFVVHHRDLFVGRWLEVFAIWQGGVELLGGVLTALLVLWLYLKRQKRPIRLYFDVLAIGLMVGIGFGRIGCFFSGCCYGKCTELPWGVRFPYGSLAYLHQVHPDPSRHRDKPYLDLPADYFGIPAPDGSWLPVDEANKHSAYLKPFEQLTSEQQKQVSEGPYRCLKVHPTQLYSSANGFLLAAVLLGLWKKFGRTRPGVTAGAMLILYGFTRFFLETLRDDNPFEYSGFWLLYRGGTISQNMAIYLILFGICVIAYSLWKPSPLPAVSPASSPKKKASKAKSNC; from the coding sequence ATGCATCCGGAACTGTTTGAAATCCCGTTTCTGCATCAAACCGTCAAAAGCTGGGGCGTGATGGTTGTGCTGGGCTTTTTGGCGGCGATGTGGCTGATGCGTCGGCTCATCCGGCCGCTCGGTGAGGACCCGGACATCCTCGGCAATGCCGCCGTCTATGCCCTCATCGCCGGCGTCATTGGGGCCCGTGTCTTCTTTGTTGTTCATCACAGGGACTTGTTTGTCGGGCGCTGGCTGGAGGTCTTTGCTATTTGGCAGGGCGGGGTGGAACTGCTCGGCGGAGTCCTGACGGCTCTGCTGGTTCTTTGGCTCTATCTGAAAAGGCAGAAACGCCCCATTCGTCTGTATTTTGATGTGCTGGCCATCGGGCTGATGGTCGGCATCGGCTTCGGACGCATAGGGTGCTTCTTCAGCGGCTGCTGCTACGGCAAGTGCACCGAACTGCCATGGGGGGTTCGGTTCCCTTACGGCTCCCTGGCCTATCTTCATCAGGTTCATCCCGACCCCAGCCGTCATCGAGACAAGCCCTATCTGGACCTGCCTGCCGATTATTTCGGCATTCCCGCCCCGGATGGTTCCTGGCTGCCTGTTGATGAGGCCAACAAACACAGTGCCTATCTGAAACCTTTTGAGCAGCTTACATCCGAACAGCAGAAGCAGGTATCCGAAGGTCCATACCGCTGTCTGAAGGTTCATCCCACGCAGCTGTATTCGAGTGCCAACGGTTTTCTGCTGGCAGCCGTCCTTTTGGGGCTCTGGAAGAAGTTCGGCCGGACGCGGCCGGGAGTAACGGCCGGTGCGATGCTCATCCTCTATGGATTTACCCGTTTCTTTCTCGAAACCCTCCGTGATGACAATCCGTTTGAATACAGCGGTTTCTGGCTGTTGTATCGGGGCGGCACCATCTCGCAGAATATGGCGATTTATCTGATTTTGTTTGGGATTTGTGTAATTGCCTATTCGCTCTGGAAGCCGTCTCCGCTGCCCGCTGTTTCTCCCGCTTCCTCCCCTAAGAAAAAAGCCTCCAAAGCCAAAAGCAACTGTTAA
- the panD gene encoding aspartate 1-decarboxylase, with protein MLIKALKGKIHRARVTDTKIDYPGSVGIDEDMMKAAGILPYEEVLLANVSNGARVETYVVPAPAGSKSLIVLGAAARFFSPGDIVIVMNFGYFTPDEIKTHKPRVILCDEQNNFSLLK; from the coding sequence ATGCTTATCAAGGCATTAAAAGGCAAGATTCATCGCGCCCGGGTAACCGATACAAAGATTGACTATCCCGGCAGCGTCGGAATCGACGAAGACATGATGAAGGCGGCGGGGATTCTTCCCTATGAAGAAGTCCTGCTGGCCAATGTTTCCAACGGGGCCCGTGTTGAAACTTATGTGGTTCCGGCGCCGGCCGGCAGCAAATCGCTGATTGTGCTCGGAGCCGCCGCCCGCTTCTTCAGCCCCGGCGACATTGTCATCGTGATGAACTTCGGCTACTTTACACCGGACGAAATCAAAACCCACAAACCCCGTGTTATCCTTTGTGATGAACAGAACAACTTTTCGCTTCTGAAATAA
- the panC gene encoding pantoate--beta-alanine ligase, protein MEVITTISEMRQKVRAARFAAKWIGLVPTMGALHEGHGSLIQRAVSECDTVIVSIFVNPTQFGPNEDLARYPRTLDADVRYCEKLGAHWVFAPSAEEMYPREQLAWVNVEKVTEGLCGAHRPGHFRGVATVCAKLFNIIQPDVAYFGQKDAQQAVVIQTMVRDLNFPLEIRVCPTVRDKDGLALSSRNQYLSKAERKKALCLSQALQKCRELIQSGQTNPDEIRRAVRPFFDQPDVFLEYFELVDPQTLRPMTEIRMPVLAAAAARVGTTRLIDNLLIDLHTPSA, encoded by the coding sequence ATGGAAGTCATAACGACCATATCTGAAATGCGGCAAAAAGTCAGGGCGGCACGCTTCGCCGCCAAATGGATCGGACTGGTTCCGACAATGGGGGCCCTCCATGAAGGTCACGGCTCCCTGATTCAACGGGCTGTATCTGAATGTGATACGGTGATTGTGAGCATCTTTGTTAATCCCACTCAGTTCGGCCCGAATGAGGACCTGGCCCGCTATCCGCGGACTCTTGATGCCGACGTCCGTTATTGTGAAAAGCTCGGCGCTCATTGGGTTTTTGCTCCGTCGGCCGAAGAGATGTATCCGCGGGAACAGCTGGCCTGGGTGAACGTCGAAAAAGTAACCGAAGGACTCTGCGGGGCCCATCGTCCGGGACACTTTCGCGGCGTGGCCACTGTTTGTGCAAAACTCTTCAATATCATTCAGCCCGACGTGGCTTATTTCGGTCAAAAGGACGCTCAGCAGGCCGTCGTCATTCAAACGATGGTTCGGGACCTCAACTTTCCGCTTGAGATTCGGGTCTGTCCCACCGTTCGCGACAAGGACGGGCTGGCCCTCAGCAGCCGCAACCAGTATTTGTCCAAGGCCGAGCGGAAAAAAGCCCTCTGCCTCTCGCAGGCCCTTCAGAAATGCAGGGAACTCATCCAGTCCGGACAAACCAATCCCGATGAAATCCGCCGGGCTGTGCGGCCGTTTTTTGACCAGCCCGATGTGTTTCTTGAATATTTTGAACTGGTGGACCCGCAGACCCTCCGGCCGATGACGGAGATTCGGATGCCCGTTCTGGCTGCCGCCGCCGCCCGCGTCGGAACGACTCGTCTTATTGACAATCTATTGATAGACTTGCACACGCCGTCCGCTTGA
- the folK gene encoding 2-amino-4-hydroxy-6-hydroxymethyldihydropteridine diphosphokinase gives MSGAVKAYVGLGSNLGEREQTIRRAAQYLQQQAGVLSLRVSSLTRWPALGDLKQAEYLNAAAEIVTTLSCRQLFDLLRQTENRFGRQRNGRWEPRTLDLDLLLYDTLVLEEPDLVVPHSQMHLRSFVLKGLLELNPDLVCPRLHRPLRVLAQRLNGGNFALDPGRLQLISIGGLIGVGKSTLAERLAGVLSAHLLKEEYDKNPFLEKVYHGQSHLALDSELFFLGSSTSQLRKDGKLRQGIAVSDYVFFKALIYARQWLDSDALNQYMQVYESVANQVHTPVLVIFLEDTVSNCLERIRRRNRPYEQGIDASFLEAQRSGYEDILARWTACPVIRLNAAECVHPEQIFPLAKEISYYLAGEKPWKS, from the coding sequence ATGAGCGGCGCCGTCAAAGCATATGTCGGACTGGGCAGCAATCTGGGCGAGCGCGAACAAACCATTCGCCGGGCGGCACAATATCTGCAGCAGCAGGCCGGGGTTTTGTCGTTGCGGGTCAGTTCACTGACCCGCTGGCCCGCTCTGGGCGATTTGAAACAGGCTGAATACCTCAATGCCGCGGCTGAAATCGTCACAACTCTTTCCTGCCGGCAGCTGTTCGACCTGCTCAGACAGACGGAGAACCGATTCGGCCGGCAGCGAAACGGCCGGTGGGAACCTCGAACGCTTGATTTGGACCTGCTCTTGTACGATACCCTCGTTCTCGAGGAGCCCGACCTGGTTGTACCGCATTCCCAAATGCATCTTCGCTCTTTTGTCCTGAAGGGGCTTCTCGAGCTGAACCCTGACCTTGTGTGTCCTCGCCTGCACCGTCCGCTTCGTGTTCTTGCTCAGCGGCTCAACGGCGGCAATTTTGCTCTGGACCCGGGGCGGCTTCAGCTGATTTCGATAGGGGGGCTTATCGGTGTCGGCAAATCCACGCTGGCGGAGCGTCTGGCCGGTGTTCTTTCTGCCCATCTGCTCAAAGAGGAATACGACAAAAATCCGTTTCTCGAAAAGGTCTATCACGGCCAGTCCCATCTGGCGCTCGATTCGGAACTCTTTTTTCTGGGCAGCAGCACCTCTCAGCTCCGCAAAGATGGAAAGCTCCGACAGGGGATTGCCGTCAGTGATTACGTTTTTTTCAAGGCCCTCATTTACGCCCGGCAATGGCTCGATTCCGATGCGCTGAACCAATATATGCAGGTGTATGAGTCTGTCGCCAACCAGGTCCATACGCCCGTTCTGGTGATTTTTCTGGAAGATACGGTTTCGAACTGCCTGGAACGCATTCGACGCCGGAATCGTCCCTATGAGCAGGGGATTGACGCCTCTTTTCTGGAGGCCCAGCGGAGCGGCTACGAAGACATCCTCGCCCGCTGGACGGCTTGTCCTGTGATTCGCCTGAATGCCGCCGAATGTGTTCATCCGGAACAAATTTTTCCTCTCGCAAAGGAAATCTCCTATTATCTGGCCGGAGAAAAACCATGGAAGTCATAA
- a CDS encoding LL-diaminopimelate aminotransferase, producing the protein MIRVNEHFLKLKAGYLFPEIARRVAAFAKTHPNASIIKLGIGDVTEPLPPAVCSAMEQAVREMARPETFRGYGPEQGYEFLRKAIAENDYQARGAQVSPDEIFISDGAKCDTGNLQEIFGLDIKVAVTDPVYPVYVDTNVMAGRTGPADASGRYGGIVYMPCTPENNFVPDLPKEPVDLIYLCYPNNPTGAVATREQLKKWVDYALEHKAVILFDAAYEAFIQDESIPHSIYEIEGARKVAIESRSFSKTAGFTGVRCAFTVVPEELTAYTADGKPVALKPLWNRRHCTKFNGVSYITQRGAEAVYSPEGRRQIRQILSIYMKNADLMCRSLRRLGYSVYGGQNAPYVWLKTPKGMGSWEFFDLLLEKVHIVGTPGAGFGAAGEGFFRLSAFNHPQKVQEAMDRFASLQI; encoded by the coding sequence ATGATTCGAGTCAATGAACATTTTCTCAAACTCAAGGCCGGGTATTTGTTTCCCGAAATCGCCCGACGTGTGGCGGCTTTTGCCAAGACGCATCCGAACGCATCGATTATCAAACTCGGCATCGGCGACGTAACCGAGCCGCTTCCGCCGGCCGTCTGCTCGGCGATGGAACAGGCCGTTCGGGAGATGGCCCGTCCGGAGACCTTCCGCGGCTACGGCCCTGAACAGGGCTATGAATTCCTGCGCAAGGCCATTGCGGAAAACGATTATCAGGCAAGAGGAGCCCAGGTTTCACCGGACGAAATCTTCATCAGCGACGGAGCCAAATGCGATACCGGAAACCTGCAGGAAATCTTCGGACTTGACATCAAAGTAGCTGTGACCGACCCCGTTTATCCGGTTTATGTCGATACGAATGTGATGGCCGGCCGAACAGGACCGGCTGATGCCTCCGGCCGTTACGGCGGAATCGTTTATATGCCCTGCACGCCGGAAAACAACTTTGTTCCGGACCTGCCCAAAGAACCGGTGGACCTCATTTATCTCTGCTATCCGAACAATCCCACGGGGGCGGTGGCCACGCGGGAACAGCTGAAAAAATGGGTTGATTATGCCCTCGAGCACAAGGCCGTCATTCTCTTTGACGCCGCGTACGAAGCGTTCATTCAGGATGAATCGATTCCGCATTCGATTTATGAAATCGAGGGAGCTCGTAAAGTTGCCATCGAATCCCGCAGCTTCTCCAAAACCGCCGGCTTTACCGGTGTCCGCTGTGCGTTTACCGTCGTTCCGGAGGAGCTGACGGCTTATACAGCCGACGGCAAACCGGTTGCCCTTAAACCTCTCTGGAATCGCCGTCACTGCACAAAATTCAACGGCGTCAGTTATATCACGCAGCGGGGCGCCGAGGCTGTGTATTCCCCGGAAGGCCGCCGACAAATCCGGCAAATCCTCTCGATTTATATGAAAAATGCCGACCTGATGTGCCGCTCCCTTCGCCGGCTGGGTTATTCCGTTTACGGCGGTCAAAATGCTCCTTATGTCTGGCTGAAAACCCCCAAGGGGATGGGCTCATGGGAATTTTTTGATCTGCTTTTGGAAAAAGTGCACATTGTGGGCACACCGGGAGCCGGTTTCGGGGCCGCCGGAGAAGGGTTTTTCCGGCTGAGTGCCTTCAATCACCCCCAGAAAGTTCAGGAGGCGATGGACCGTTTTGCCTCTCTGCAAATATGA